One Staphylococcus simiae genomic region harbors:
- a CDS encoding trypsin-like serine peptidase, with protein sequence MTTKQLIASAVTVMTMLTTANSAQAAENYYYDGMHSPNDAQALSKAKKISNHDVTISHYGYANKTPYKAVGRVSNNDGWKGYGKDSMGTGFVVGPHTFLTNGHVIDRKNGQPAAVKEITFDMNRDGKHIPYRFHATKVIKVPQHDIAIVYTKENLAKYVQPLKLASDSQINHLKFNDRLYSLGYPWQFDGKKDDNTKAYWNKYRVLQRSGNGTEIQIKDKFRSGASGSPMVNNKYQVYGLRTYGYNLRGHSSGEYAKQEVAGGEALNGFAGKYIKERIK encoded by the coding sequence ATGACAACTAAACAATTAATAGCTAGTGCTGTAACAGTGATGACTATGCTTACGACTGCCAATTCAGCTCAAGCAGCAGAAAATTATTACTATGATGGTATGCATAGTCCAAATGATGCACAGGCATTGTCTAAAGCTAAAAAGATTAGTAATCATGATGTGACTATCTCACATTATGGTTATGCTAATAAAACACCATACAAGGCTGTGGGAAGAGTTTCTAATAATGATGGTTGGAAAGGGTATGGCAAAGATAGTATGGGTACAGGATTTGTAGTTGGACCACATACTTTTTTAACCAATGGCCATGTCATTGACCGTAAGAATGGACAACCAGCTGCAGTGAAAGAGATTACTTTTGATATGAATCGTGATGGTAAACACATCCCGTATCGTTTTCATGCTACTAAAGTTATTAAAGTACCCCAACATGACATTGCAATTGTATATACTAAAGAAAATTTAGCAAAATACGTTCAACCGTTAAAATTAGCGTCTGATAGTCAAATTAATCACCTTAAATTTAATGATCGTTTATATTCATTAGGTTATCCATGGCAATTTGATGGTAAAAAAGACGATAATACCAAAGCATATTGGAATAAATATCGAGTATTACAACGTTCTGGCAATGGAACAGAGATTCAAATTAAGGATAAATTCCGTTCAGGTGCGTCAGGTTCACCAATGGTTAATAATAAATACCAAGTATACGGTTTACGCACTTATGGCTACAATTTACGAGGTCATTCATCAGGAGAATATGCTAAACAAGAAGTAGCAGGCGGAGAAGCTTTAAATGGTTTTGCTGGAAAATATATAAAAGAAAGAATTAAGTAA